In a single window of the Coprothermobacter proteolyticus DSM 5265 genome:
- the gcvPB gene encoding aminomethyl-transferring glycine dehydrogenase subunit GcvPB translates to MMNSRKGTLPLLKELHKMGRRGPQVPVSGLEDRPISEILPKEFLREEPLSMPELSEVEVVRHFVNLSNLNYGVDNGFYPLGSCTMKYNPKINEEVAAWFQDIHPALPENRVQPLLELLYTLQQDLLEITGMDAITLQPAAGAHGELTSLLMAKAYFKDHGLLEKDTVIIPDSAHGTNPASATMAGFKVVTVKSDEEGLVDLEQLKALVNDHTAVFMLTNPNTLGKFEKNILGIAQLIHGVGGLMYCDGANLNGMLGWARPGDMGFDFVHLNLHKTFSTPHGGGGPGSGPVAVKKALEPFLPKPVLVKAEDEDGDGSYHWDYDRPRSIGKVRSNFGNILVALKALAYIKSLGGAGLREVGTMAVLNANYMRVAMEDTLPTAYPGLCKHEYVATAEEVKKRYGVKAQDIAKRLLDKGFHAPTMYFPLIVKEALMIEPTETETKENLDAFVQAIKEIVEEAATNPDVVLSAPHDTPVRRLDEVKANKELKVRW, encoded by the coding sequence ATGATGAACAGTAGAAAAGGCACATTGCCCTTGCTTAAAGAACTGCACAAAATGGGTAGGCGTGGGCCCCAAGTGCCAGTGAGTGGTCTTGAAGATCGGCCCATATCTGAAATTCTTCCCAAGGAGTTTCTTCGCGAAGAACCACTAAGCATGCCTGAACTTAGTGAAGTAGAAGTGGTCAGGCATTTTGTCAATTTGTCAAACTTGAATTACGGTGTGGACAACGGTTTTTATCCACTGGGCTCCTGTACCATGAAGTACAACCCCAAGATAAACGAAGAAGTGGCGGCGTGGTTCCAAGACATACACCCAGCTTTGCCTGAAAACAGGGTTCAGCCACTATTGGAACTGCTTTATACCTTGCAGCAAGATCTTCTTGAAATAACGGGCATGGATGCCATAACCCTGCAGCCTGCCGCGGGGGCACACGGAGAACTCACCTCACTGCTCATGGCAAAAGCTTATTTCAAAGACCATGGTCTTCTGGAAAAGGACACTGTAATCATTCCTGACTCCGCTCACGGAACCAACCCCGCTTCTGCTACCATGGCAGGCTTCAAAGTGGTTACTGTTAAGTCTGATGAAGAGGGCTTAGTGGACTTGGAACAGCTAAAAGCATTGGTTAACGATCATACAGCAGTTTTCATGCTGACTAACCCCAACACCCTGGGCAAGTTTGAGAAAAACATCTTGGGCATTGCACAGCTCATACATGGTGTGGGTGGGCTTATGTACTGCGATGGCGCAAATCTTAACGGCATGCTGGGTTGGGCAAGACCAGGGGATATGGGATTCGACTTTGTTCACTTGAATCTGCACAAAACCTTCAGCACACCCCATGGTGGAGGAGGTCCCGGTTCCGGTCCGGTGGCAGTCAAAAAAGCTCTGGAACCGTTTTTGCCAAAGCCTGTTTTGGTGAAAGCAGAAGATGAAGATGGAGATGGTAGCTACCATTGGGATTATGACAGGCCTCGTAGTATTGGCAAGGTACGTTCCAATTTTGGGAACATTTTAGTTGCCTTAAAGGCTTTGGCTTACATAAAATCCCTGGGTGGAGCGGGACTGCGCGAAGTGGGTACCATGGCGGTCTTGAATGCCAACTACATGCGCGTTGCCATGGAGGATACGCTGCCCACAGCTTATCCTGGTTTGTGTAAGCACGAGTATGTTGCCACAGCAGAAGAGGTAAAAAAGCGCTACGGTGTGAAAGCTCAGGATATTGCAAAACGTTTGCTGGATAAAGGTTTTCATGCACCAACCATGTATTTCCCGCTCATTGTGAAAGAAGCACTCATGATTGAACCCACTGAGACGGAAACAAAAGAAAACTTAGATGCC